One genomic region from Leifsonia sp. Root1293 encodes:
- a CDS encoding peptide ABC transporter substrate-binding protein, whose product MRTKRFGVAAIALAAAGALILSGCSTGGGGDEAPKGDSTAIITTNGSEPQNPLIPTNTNEVGGGKILDAIFAGLVYYDAKGAPVNDMAESIESDDAQNYTIKIKPDQKFTNGEPVTAESFVKAWNYGAALDNAQLSSYFFESIKGFSYDVNVPELEGLKVVDDTTFTVALNQPESDFPLRLGYSAFYPLPEAAWDDIAAFGENPIGNGPYKLAEDGAWEHNEKISLVKNDDYAGGREVVNGGLDVIFYATQEAAYADLQGGNLDVLDAIPSGALGTYEDEFGDRSVNQAAAIFQSFTIPARLPHFSGEEGNLRRQAISLAINRDEITDVIFSGTRTPAHDFTSPVIDGYSEDLEGSEVLDYNPDEAKKLWAEADAIAPWDGTFKIAYNADGGHQGWVDAVSNSIKNVLGIDASGDPYPTFAEARTKITDRTIQTAFRTGWQADYPALYNFLGPLYGTGAGSNDGDYSNPDVDKLLSEGLAETDLDAANKKFQDVQVQLFKDLPAIPLWYATVNGAWSENVENVQFGWNSVPLYYEVTKTAAE is encoded by the coding sequence TTGAGAACCAAGAGATTTGGCGTTGCAGCCATCGCTCTTGCCGCGGCGGGAGCACTCATCCTGTCCGGCTGCAGCACCGGCGGAGGCGGAGACGAGGCGCCCAAGGGCGACTCGACCGCGATCATCACCACGAACGGATCCGAGCCTCAGAACCCGCTCATCCCGACCAACACCAACGAGGTCGGCGGCGGCAAGATCCTCGACGCCATCTTCGCAGGCCTCGTGTACTACGACGCCAAGGGCGCCCCGGTGAACGACATGGCCGAGTCCATCGAGTCGGATGACGCTCAGAACTACACGATCAAGATCAAGCCCGACCAGAAGTTCACCAACGGTGAGCCCGTCACGGCCGAGTCCTTCGTGAAGGCCTGGAACTACGGTGCCGCTCTCGACAACGCGCAGCTCTCGAGCTACTTCTTCGAGTCGATCAAGGGCTTCAGCTACGACGTCAACGTTCCCGAGCTCGAGGGCCTCAAGGTCGTCGACGACACGACCTTCACGGTCGCGCTGAACCAGCCGGAGTCCGACTTCCCGCTGCGCCTCGGCTACTCGGCGTTCTACCCGCTGCCCGAGGCAGCATGGGACGACATCGCCGCCTTCGGTGAGAACCCGATCGGAAACGGCCCCTACAAGCTCGCCGAAGACGGCGCGTGGGAGCACAACGAGAAGATCTCGCTCGTGAAGAACGACGACTACGCCGGCGGCCGCGAGGTCGTCAACGGTGGCCTCGACGTCATCTTCTACGCCACGCAGGAAGCGGCCTACGCCGACCTGCAGGGCGGCAACCTCGACGTTCTCGACGCGATCCCCTCGGGCGCGCTCGGAACCTACGAGGACGAGTTCGGCGACCGCAGCGTCAACCAGGCTGCTGCGATCTTCCAGTCGTTCACCATCCCGGCGCGACTGCCGCACTTCTCGGGCGAAGAGGGCAACCTCCGTCGTCAGGCCATCTCGCTGGCCATCAACCGCGACGAGATCACCGACGTGATCTTCTCGGGCACCCGTACGCCGGCCCACGACTTCACGTCGCCGGTCATCGACGGCTACTCCGAGGACCTCGAAGGCTCCGAGGTGTTGGACTACAACCCCGACGAGGCCAAGAAGCTCTGGGCAGAGGCTGACGCCATCGCCCCGTGGGACGGCACCTTCAAGATCGCCTACAACGCCGACGGCGGCCACCAGGGCTGGGTCGACGCAGTGTCGAACAGCATCAAGAACGTTCTCGGCATCGACGCCTCCGGCGACCCGTACCCGACGTTCGCCGAGGCTCGCACGAAGATCACCGACCGCACGATCCAGACGGCGTTCCGCACGGGATGGCAGGCCGACTACCCGGCTCTGTACAACTTCCTCGGACCGCTCTACGGAACGGGCGCCGGCTCGAACGACGGCGACTACTCGAACCCGGATGTCGACAAGCTCCTCTCCGAGGGCCTGGCCGAGACCGACCTCGACGCCGCCAACAAGAAGTTCCAGGATGTCCAGGTCCAGCTCTTCAAGGACCTGCCCGCCATCCCGCTCTGGTACGCGACCGTCAACGGCGCGTGGAGCGAGAACGTGGAGAACGTCCAGTTCGGCTGGAACTCGGTTCCGCTGTACTACGAGGTGACGAAGACCGCCGCCGAGTAA
- a CDS encoding CPBP family intramembrane glutamic endopeptidase, with product MSETSGAHSGRSEAGNADRGTVPRGERGRLWIEIAIVLGLSLGASAVYSIVAIIARVTAETSLGDQSTALNPSQSPREWLDFTYQFLGIFFDLLPVALVFYLLWQPGINPFRRIGFDLTRPGRDALGGLALAAAIGIPGLALYAGGRMIGITVDVQASPLDAAWWTIPILVLAALRSALSEEIIVVGYLFTRLREIGWGKWQIILASAVLRGSYHLYQGFGPFIGNAAMGVVFGWCYWRWGRTMPLVIAHTILDVVSFVGYPLAVVWWPGLF from the coding sequence ATGAGTGAGACGTCAGGCGCACATTCCGGCCGGTCAGAGGCCGGAAACGCGGATCGGGGTACAGTACCTCGCGGTGAGCGTGGTCGCCTCTGGATCGAGATCGCGATAGTTCTGGGACTCTCTCTGGGAGCCAGTGCCGTCTACTCCATCGTGGCCATCATCGCCCGGGTGACAGCCGAGACCTCCCTCGGCGATCAGTCGACGGCTCTCAATCCGTCGCAGTCCCCTCGGGAGTGGCTGGACTTCACTTACCAGTTCCTCGGGATCTTCTTCGACCTGCTACCCGTCGCGCTCGTGTTCTACCTGCTCTGGCAGCCCGGCATCAACCCGTTCCGTCGCATCGGCTTCGACCTGACGCGTCCCGGACGCGACGCCCTGGGCGGCCTCGCCCTGGCGGCGGCCATCGGCATTCCCGGGCTAGCGCTCTACGCGGGCGGCCGCATGATCGGCATCACCGTGGATGTGCAGGCCTCGCCACTGGATGCCGCGTGGTGGACGATCCCCATCCTCGTGCTCGCGGCACTGCGGTCGGCGTTGTCCGAGGAGATCATCGTGGTCGGCTACCTGTTCACGCGCCTGCGGGAGATCGGGTGGGGGAAGTGGCAGATCATCCTGGCCAGCGCGGTCCTCCGTGGCAGCTATCACCTCTACCAGGGATTCGGGCCGTTCATCGGCAACGCCGCGATGGGCGTCGTCTTCGGCTGGTGCTACTGGCGCTGGGGCCGCACCATGCCGCTCGTCATCGCTCACACGATTCTGGACGTGGTGTCGTTCGTCGGGTATCCACTGGCCGTCGTGTGGTGGCCTGGACTGTTCTGA
- the gcvP gene encoding aminomethyl-transferring glycine dehydrogenase: MTSASSAFDMDAFGRRHIGVGLDAQAEMLTELGYDSLESLMSAAVPASIAIGEHLTSVIPEAATEREALAELRSLADQNTVRTSLIGLGYYGTITPAVIKRNVLENPSWYTAYTPYQPEISQGRLEALINFQTMVTDLTGLDTANASMLDEGTAVVEGMLLARRGSKSKSPRFIVDEDAFPQTDALLASRAEAVGIELVRAPLARLDEAGIAGLGEHFGIFVQYPGASGNLWNPSAVLAASKAQGALTVVAADLLALALVTSPGELGADVAVGTSQRFGVPMGFGGPHAGYMAVRAGLERQLPGRLVGVSQDADGHPAYRLSLQAREQHIRREKATSNICTAQVLLAVMASMYAVYHGPRGIRYIATKTALTARALAATLTEYGLTLASDDYFDTIRVNVPGLASTVVERARELGYNVHLAGDATVGISVDETTTTDDLAAIAHAFGLPERLEFALDYSVDAVKAAVPADLARDGGYLEHPVFNTHHSETAMMRYLKQLADRDYALDRGMIPLGSCTMKLNAATEMEAVTWPEFGSLHPFAPEADVVGSLALIEQLENWLAEVTGYDSVSLQPNAGSQGELAGLLAIRGYHRSNGDEQRTVCLIPSSAHGTNAASAVLAGMRVVVVACDELGNVDLDDLRAKIAAHADTLAALMITYPSTHGVYEHEVTAITQAVHDAGGQVYVDGANLNALLGFARFGDFGGDVSHLNLHKTFCIPHGGGGPGVGPVAAKAHLAPFLPGHPMAQRADHGPFVHAGGPISAAPYGSPSILPISWAYVRMMGAEGLKQATGAAVLSANYIASRLRDHYPVLYTGDNGLVAHECILDLRPLTAATGVSVDDVAKRLVDYGFHAPTMSFPVAGTLMVEPTESEDLAEIERFIEAMIAIKGEADAVARGDWPADDNPLRNAPHTARSVIEGEWTHPYTREQAVYPVHSIIRTKYWAPVRRIDQAYGDRNLVCACPPIEAFAE, translated from the coding sequence ATGACTTCAGCCTCCTCGGCCTTCGACATGGACGCCTTCGGGCGTCGCCACATCGGCGTCGGCCTCGACGCCCAGGCCGAGATGCTCACCGAGCTCGGCTACGACTCGCTCGAGTCGCTGATGTCCGCCGCCGTCCCGGCGTCGATCGCCATCGGCGAGCACCTGACCTCTGTCATCCCCGAGGCGGCGACGGAGCGCGAGGCCCTGGCCGAGCTGCGGTCGCTGGCCGATCAGAACACCGTGCGCACCTCGCTCATCGGCCTGGGGTACTACGGCACCATCACGCCGGCCGTCATCAAGCGCAACGTGCTCGAGAACCCCAGCTGGTACACGGCGTACACGCCGTACCAGCCCGAGATCTCGCAGGGCAGGCTCGAGGCGCTCATCAACTTCCAGACCATGGTGACCGACCTCACGGGTCTCGACACGGCCAACGCGTCGATGCTGGACGAGGGCACCGCGGTCGTCGAGGGGATGTTGCTGGCTCGTCGCGGCTCGAAGTCGAAGAGCCCGCGCTTCATCGTCGACGAAGACGCCTTCCCGCAGACCGATGCGCTGCTCGCCTCACGTGCCGAGGCCGTGGGCATCGAGTTGGTGCGCGCCCCGCTGGCCCGCCTCGACGAGGCCGGCATCGCCGGACTCGGCGAGCACTTCGGCATCTTCGTGCAGTACCCCGGGGCGTCGGGCAATCTATGGAACCCCTCGGCGGTCCTCGCCGCATCGAAGGCGCAGGGGGCGCTCACCGTCGTGGCCGCGGACCTGCTGGCCCTCGCCCTCGTGACCAGCCCTGGCGAGCTCGGAGCCGACGTCGCCGTCGGCACCAGCCAGCGCTTCGGCGTTCCCATGGGCTTCGGCGGACCCCACGCCGGTTACATGGCCGTGCGCGCCGGCCTCGAGCGTCAGCTTCCCGGCCGTCTCGTGGGAGTGTCGCAGGATGCCGACGGCCACCCTGCTTACAGGCTCAGCCTGCAGGCCCGTGAGCAGCACATCCGCCGCGAGAAGGCCACGTCGAACATCTGCACGGCCCAGGTGCTGCTCGCGGTCATGGCCTCGATGTACGCGGTCTACCACGGCCCCCGCGGCATCCGCTACATCGCGACGAAGACCGCGCTCACCGCTCGAGCCCTCGCGGCCACGCTCACCGAGTACGGCCTGACCCTCGCGAGTGACGACTACTTCGACACGATCCGAGTGAACGTGCCCGGCCTCGCATCGACCGTCGTCGAGCGCGCGCGCGAACTCGGCTACAACGTGCACCTCGCGGGTGATGCCACGGTGGGGATCTCGGTCGACGAGACGACCACGACGGATGATCTCGCCGCCATCGCCCACGCCTTCGGCCTGCCGGAGCGCCTCGAGTTCGCCCTGGACTACTCGGTCGACGCGGTGAAGGCCGCGGTTCCGGCGGATCTCGCCCGCGACGGTGGCTACCTGGAGCACCCGGTGTTCAACACGCACCACTCCGAGACGGCGATGATGCGCTACCTCAAGCAGCTCGCGGACCGGGACTACGCGCTCGACCGCGGAATGATCCCGCTCGGATCGTGCACCATGAAGCTCAACGCGGCCACCGAGATGGAGGCCGTGACCTGGCCCGAGTTCGGATCGCTGCATCCGTTCGCCCCTGAAGCAGACGTCGTCGGATCGCTCGCCCTCATCGAGCAGCTCGAGAACTGGCTGGCGGAGGTGACGGGCTACGACTCGGTGTCACTTCAGCCGAATGCCGGCAGCCAGGGCGAGCTCGCCGGCCTGCTCGCGATCCGCGGCTACCATCGCTCGAACGGCGACGAGCAGCGCACGGTGTGCCTCATTCCATCGAGCGCTCACGGTACGAACGCGGCATCGGCGGTGCTCGCCGGCATGCGCGTCGTGGTCGTCGCCTGCGACGAGCTCGGCAATGTCGACCTCGACGACCTGCGCGCCAAGATCGCGGCGCACGCGGACACCCTGGCCGCATTGATGATCACCTACCCCTCGACGCACGGCGTGTACGAGCACGAGGTCACCGCGATCACCCAGGCCGTGCACGACGCCGGGGGACAGGTGTACGTCGACGGAGCCAACCTCAACGCCCTGCTCGGATTCGCGCGCTTCGGCGACTTCGGCGGCGACGTCTCGCACCTGAACCTGCACAAGACGTTCTGCATCCCGCACGGCGGCGGCGGACCCGGTGTCGGCCCTGTGGCGGCGAAGGCGCACCTGGCGCCGTTCCTGCCCGGGCACCCGATGGCCCAGCGCGCCGACCACGGACCGTTCGTGCACGCCGGCGGCCCCATCTCCGCAGCACCGTACGGCAGCCCGAGCATCCTGCCCATCTCCTGGGCCTACGTGCGCATGATGGGAGCCGAGGGACTCAAGCAGGCCACGGGCGCCGCGGTGCTGAGTGCCAACTACATCGCCTCCCGCCTGCGCGACCACTACCCGGTGCTCTACACCGGCGACAACGGCCTCGTCGCCCACGAGTGCATCCTCGACCTGCGCCCCCTCACCGCGGCAACGGGTGTCAGCGTCGACGATGTCGCCAAGCGCCTCGTCGACTACGGCTTCCACGCACCCACGATGTCGTTCCCGGTCGCCGGCACCCTCATGGTCGAGCCGACCGAGAGCGAGGACCTCGCCGAGATCGAGCGCTTCATCGAGGCGATGATCGCGATCAAGGGCGAGGCGGATGCCGTCGCCCGCGGCGACTGGCCGGCGGACGACAACCCGCTGCGGAACGCCCCGCACACCGCCCGCTCGGTGATCGAGGGGGAGTGGACGCACCCCTACACGCGCGAGCAGGCCGTCTACCCCGTGCACTCGATCATCCGCACCAAGTACTGGGCACCGGTGCGGCGCATCGACCAGGCCTACGGCGATCGCAACCTGGTGTGCGCCTGCCCGCCGATCGAGGCCTTCGCCGAGTGA
- the gcvH gene encoding glycine cleavage system protein GcvH → MADKTTLQYTAEHEWVLVDGDTATVGITAYAADKLGDVVFVDLPAVGTQVEGGVVVGEIESTKSVGELFAPIDGTVAEINDAVVDTPELVNSDPFGDGWLIKVTFTELPALLSYDEYSAIVGE, encoded by the coding sequence ATGGCTGACAAGACCACGCTCCAGTACACCGCAGAGCACGAGTGGGTGCTCGTCGACGGCGACACCGCGACAGTCGGAATCACCGCCTACGCCGCGGACAAGCTCGGCGACGTCGTGTTCGTCGACCTGCCGGCCGTCGGCACCCAGGTCGAGGGCGGGGTCGTCGTGGGAGAGATCGAGTCGACGAAGTCGGTCGGCGAACTGTTCGCGCCGATCGATGGAACCGTCGCCGAGATCAACGACGCCGTCGTCGACACCCCTGAGCTGGTGAACTCGGATCCCTTCGGAGACGGATGGCTCATCAAGGTGACCTTCACCGAGCTCCCCGCCCTGCTCTCCTACGACGAGTACTCGGCCATCGTCGGCGAGTAG
- the gcvT gene encoding glycine cleavage system aminomethyltransferase GcvT: protein MSDRLSPLHDLHVTAGAGFTDFGGWQMPVRYSSDLAEHHAVRTAAGIFDISHMAEILVEGPDAAAYLDYALAGKLSVIAVGQAKYSLLLAESGGIIDDLVVYRLGAEKFLVVANAGNREAAAAALTERAADFDVRVEDQSDDIALIAVQGPNARTILEAVTAITELGTPLADLKYYWSSEGYFEGVPVFIGRTGYTGEDGFELYIRTDAAARLWVAITQAGAEHGLVPAGLASRDTLRLEAGMPLYGHELGLDTFPVQAGLGRVVALTKDGDFVGRAAIEAGPSADARVLVGLTADGKRAGRADYEVYASSEPDAAPVGVITSGALSPTLGHPIAMAYVDAASSEVGSAVFIDVRGTRIPASVVALPFYKRQK from the coding sequence GTGTCCGATCGTCTCAGCCCCCTGCACGACCTGCACGTCACCGCGGGTGCCGGTTTCACCGACTTCGGCGGCTGGCAGATGCCGGTGCGCTACTCCAGCGATCTCGCCGAGCACCACGCCGTGCGCACAGCCGCCGGCATCTTCGACATCTCGCACATGGCCGAGATCCTCGTCGAGGGACCGGATGCCGCCGCCTACCTCGACTACGCCCTCGCCGGAAAGCTCAGCGTCATCGCGGTCGGCCAGGCGAAGTACAGCCTGCTGCTGGCCGAATCCGGCGGAATCATCGACGATCTCGTCGTCTACCGCCTGGGCGCGGAGAAGTTCCTCGTCGTCGCCAATGCCGGCAATCGCGAGGCCGCCGCCGCCGCCCTCACCGAGCGCGCGGCCGACTTCGACGTGCGCGTCGAGGACCAGAGCGACGACATCGCCCTCATCGCCGTGCAGGGCCCGAACGCCCGCACCATCCTGGAAGCCGTCACGGCGATCACCGAGCTCGGCACCCCGCTCGCCGACCTCAAGTACTACTGGTCGAGCGAGGGCTACTTCGAGGGCGTCCCCGTCTTCATCGGCCGCACGGGCTACACAGGCGAGGACGGCTTCGAGCTCTACATCCGAACGGATGCCGCCGCCCGGCTGTGGGTGGCCATCACCCAGGCCGGCGCCGAGCACGGACTCGTGCCGGCCGGCCTCGCCAGCCGCGACACCCTGCGCCTCGAAGCGGGCATGCCGCTCTACGGGCACGAGCTCGGACTCGACACCTTCCCCGTGCAGGCCGGTCTCGGCCGCGTCGTCGCGCTCACCAAGGACGGCGACTTCGTCGGTCGCGCAGCCATCGAGGCCGGTCCGTCAGCCGACGCCCGCGTTCTCGTCGGGCTGACGGCCGACGGCAAGCGCGCGGGTCGCGCCGACTACGAGGTGTACGCGTCCTCCGAGCCCGACGCCGCACCTGTCGGCGTGATCACGAGCGGGGCCCTGTCGCCCACGCTCGGCCACCCCATCGCCATGGCCTACGTCGATGCCGCGTCCTCCGAGGTCGGAAGCGCGGTGTTCATCGATGTACGCGGCACACGGATCCCCGCATCCGTCGTCGCCCTTCCGTTCTACAAGCGCCAGAAGTAG
- a CDS encoding DUF1294 domain-containing protein, giving the protein MARTTFEYTGILSSWNDGKGYGFVDLRDGSRPLFVHINAFTDRSVRPVTGDGIRFSIEAAPDGRSRAAGVQIVPQVSSTRTSSVRSQEREPSMTSGIGSRPGARSSMVAGLFFGAIWAGIALSWGVPTWIWVQYGVMSAIALLMYWRDKRAARTGDRRVPEVTLLALGLFGGWPGAIVAQQVFRHKTTKRSFRTEFWITAVVNVCFFIVVIWAISHPEIVGG; this is encoded by the coding sequence ATGGCGCGCACGACGTTCGAGTACACCGGAATCCTCTCGTCGTGGAACGACGGAAAGGGCTACGGCTTCGTGGACCTGCGCGACGGGAGTCGCCCGCTCTTCGTGCACATCAATGCGTTCACCGATCGATCGGTCCGACCTGTCACCGGGGACGGGATCCGGTTCTCGATCGAGGCCGCCCCCGACGGCCGGTCGAGGGCGGCGGGAGTGCAGATCGTCCCCCAGGTGTCGAGCACTCGGACGAGCTCGGTGCGGTCGCAGGAGCGCGAACCGTCGATGACCAGCGGAATCGGCTCCCGACCGGGAGCCCGCTCGAGCATGGTCGCCGGCCTCTTCTTCGGGGCGATCTGGGCCGGCATCGCTCTCTCGTGGGGTGTGCCCACCTGGATCTGGGTGCAGTACGGCGTCATGAGCGCCATCGCACTCCTCATGTACTGGAGGGACAAGCGGGCGGCCCGCACCGGAGACCGACGGGTGCCGGAGGTGACGCTGCTCGCGCTCGGACTGTTCGGAGGTTGGCCGGGCGCCATCGTGGCGCAGCAGGTGTTCCGCCACAAGACGACGAAACGGAGCTTCCGCACAGAGTTCTGGATCACGGCGGTCGTGAACGTCTGCTTCTTCATCGTGGTGATCTGGGCAATCTCGCACCCGGAGATCGTCGGTGGCTGA
- a CDS encoding NUDIX hydrolase codes for MAGSDATPERAAGAGNDAALAVSTVIFALRPHETTGRMTLWIPLVRRTRNPQKDLWALPGGWLPVDEELVSAAARTLGETTGLAPTYLEQLYTFGELERSPGRRVVSVVYWAMVQSAEAERASESENVRWFVADELPRLAFDHNRIIDYALWRLRTKVEYAAIAHAFLGATFTLAELREVHEAVLQRHIDPANFRRTVEASGTVVATGEVVAGTRHRPPRLYRYDASIDLADRGPLGPESVAGAEAAGRTSTPSVPHTGEQR; via the coding sequence ATGGCCGGATCGGATGCGACACCCGAGCGGGCCGCGGGCGCCGGGAACGATGCCGCCCTCGCCGTGTCGACGGTCATCTTCGCCCTGCGTCCGCACGAGACGACGGGGCGCATGACGCTCTGGATCCCCCTCGTGCGCCGCACGCGGAACCCGCAGAAGGACCTCTGGGCCCTGCCCGGCGGCTGGCTCCCCGTCGACGAGGAGCTCGTGAGCGCTGCCGCGCGCACCCTGGGCGAGACCACGGGCCTCGCCCCGACCTACCTGGAGCAGCTCTACACCTTCGGAGAGTTGGAGCGCTCCCCCGGCCGCCGCGTCGTGTCGGTGGTCTACTGGGCCATGGTGCAGTCCGCCGAGGCCGAGCGCGCCTCGGAGAGCGAGAACGTGCGCTGGTTCGTGGCCGACGAACTGCCGCGGCTCGCCTTCGACCACAACCGCATCATCGACTACGCCCTCTGGCGCCTGCGCACGAAGGTGGAGTACGCCGCCATCGCCCATGCCTTCCTCGGTGCCACCTTCACCCTGGCCGAGCTCCGCGAGGTGCACGAGGCCGTGCTGCAGCGCCACATCGATCCCGCGAACTTCCGGCGCACCGTCGAAGCCTCGGGAACCGTCGTGGCGACGGGCGAGGTCGTCGCGGGCACCAGACACCGCCCGCCGCGGCTCTACCGCTACGACGCGTCCATCGACCTCGCCGACCGCGGACCCCTCGGTCCCGAGTCGGTCGCAGGGGCAGAGGCCGCCGGCAGAACCTCCACTCCGTCCGTTCCACACACAGGAGAACAGCGATGA
- the nadA gene encoding quinolinate synthase NadA: MTLSRIEFGGASVDASVDRTIQLVQAGRAEGSTCSPDLAAGPWEFDAGPLGYGPGSSMGDVIPVGSPRQGELPAVYRTASADELDARIRAAKATLGERVVILGHFYQRDEVVAYADFVGDSFQLANAAKSKPDAEAIIFCGVHFMAETADLLSRPEQAVILPNLAAGCSMADMADIDSVQECWEQLEALYGTEPDADGRVPVIPVTYMNSSAALKGFCGEHGGIVCTSSNAETVLAWAFERGQRVLFFPDQHLGRNTAKAMGVSLDRMPMWNPRKALGGSSATDLLDAQVILWHGFCSVHRRFTVDQIAQARIDHPDVRVIVHPECPMAVVDAADEYGSTDYITKAIAAAPAGSTFAIGTEINLVQRLAAQYPQHTIFCLDPVICPCSTMYRIHPGYLGWVLEALVGSAGRPAEVLNRITVGDDVAAPARVALERMLAARPPASGGGSASVAAPTPAPAAPVVGA, encoded by the coding sequence ATGACACTCTCGCGCATCGAGTTCGGCGGGGCATCGGTCGATGCATCCGTCGACCGCACCATCCAGCTGGTCCAGGCCGGTCGGGCCGAGGGAAGCACCTGCTCCCCCGATCTCGCCGCCGGACCGTGGGAGTTCGACGCCGGCCCCCTCGGCTACGGCCCCGGATCATCGATGGGCGACGTGATCCCCGTCGGCTCGCCGCGACAGGGCGAGCTGCCCGCCGTCTACCGCACGGCATCCGCTGATGAGCTCGATGCCCGCATCCGTGCCGCCAAGGCCACCCTCGGCGAGCGCGTCGTCATCCTGGGGCATTTCTACCAGCGCGACGAGGTCGTCGCCTACGCGGACTTCGTGGGCGACTCGTTTCAGTTGGCAAATGCGGCCAAGTCGAAGCCCGACGCGGAGGCCATCATCTTCTGCGGCGTGCACTTCATGGCCGAGACCGCCGACCTGCTGTCTCGTCCGGAGCAGGCGGTCATCCTGCCGAACCTCGCCGCCGGCTGCTCGATGGCCGACATGGCCGACATCGACTCGGTGCAGGAGTGCTGGGAGCAGCTCGAGGCCCTGTACGGCACGGAGCCGGATGCCGACGGCCGGGTTCCCGTCATCCCGGTGACGTACATGAACTCGTCGGCAGCCCTCAAGGGCTTCTGCGGCGAGCACGGCGGCATCGTCTGCACCTCCTCGAACGCCGAAACCGTGCTGGCGTGGGCATTCGAGCGCGGTCAGCGGGTGCTGTTCTTCCCCGACCAGCACCTCGGCCGCAACACCGCGAAGGCCATGGGGGTGTCCCTCGACCGGATGCCGATGTGGAACCCGCGCAAGGCCCTCGGCGGCTCGAGCGCGACCGACCTGCTCGACGCCCAGGTCATCCTGTGGCACGGCTTCTGCAGCGTGCACCGCAGATTCACCGTCGACCAGATCGCGCAGGCCCGCATCGATCACCCCGACGTGCGCGTGATCGTGCACCCCGAGTGCCCGATGGCGGTGGTCGATGCAGCAGACGAGTACGGCTCGACGGACTACATCACCAAGGCCATCGCGGCTGCCCCGGCCGGCTCGACCTTCGCCATCGGCACCGAGATCAATCTGGTCCAGCGCCTCGCGGCGCAGTACCCGCAGCACACCATCTTCTGCCTGGACCCGGTGATCTGCCCCTGCTCCACGATGTACCGCATCCACCCCGGCTACCTGGGCTGGGTGCTCGAGGCCCTCGTCGGCTCCGCTGGGCGTCCCGCCGAGGTGCTCAACCGCATCACGGTGGGCGACGACGTCGCCGCTCCGGCACGCGTCGCCCTCGAACGGATGCTCGCCGCCAGGCCGCCGGCATCCGGTGGCGGATCGGCATCCGTCGCGGCTCCGACTCCTGCCCCGGCAGCCCCGGTCGTCGGAGCCTGA